AGTTCAATGCCCACCACACCGATGAACAGCAAGCGGCCTAGTTCACCGGTGACAATCGTGCGCCCCCCCGTTACAGCGGGCAGTTGCAGCAGATACAGCAGCACCGTGAAAGCGCTCATCAACAGCAGGAAGATCGTAATAATGGCAAAAGCGCGCACGCCGCGCATACGTCCCCGCAGCTCCTTGACCGAAACAGGGTTCGCATGCCACGCGCGCACATCACGCACCATATAGACCAGGGCCACAGCCAGTGCAATCAGTGCCAACACAGCGGGTAAAAAACCAAGCTGTATCAATGCCAGCACATTCAACACCACCATGACCACGAAGAAAGGCCATGTCCATGTTTCCTGGGCCATCGCAGCCACGGCCAACAGCAAAAAGGCGGTCATATTCACCAACACGCCAATCATCGTCAACAGCATGGCATCCCCGGCGCGTGCACTGGCCCCGCTGAAGAGCGTCTGGCCCAGGTTTTGCGCCGTATCCGGCACAGCGAACAACAGCACGCCCAGGACGACCGCCACCAGCGCATGGATAATCGCCGCCCATTGCAAAATACGCGCCACCCGTGCGACCAGCGACTCCCTGGGTGTAAGTGCTTCTGTTGCGGTATCAATCCAGGCATCGCCGCTGGTATTGCCACCACCAAAGATTGCGCGTATACCTGTAAATCCGGTTTTGAGTAGTTGGGACATAGGATAACTTCTCAGTTTTTGGTCATTGGTTTTTAGTTATTCGCTAGTTCGATTAGATCGTCCAGGGTTGGGAGTCCTTGATCATCAAACAGCACAGAGCTTACTCTTTCCGGTAACAAACTATAGTCCTCAGGAATCCAGCCAATTTGTCCGCCGTCTATTGTCACTTGCCACCAGACATATTCCTCCCCACATAGAGGACCATTGATAACAGTTAAATAAGGGGGCAATTGTTCCTCAAAATCGAATACAGGAGGAATAATTTCTATATCCGTATCAATCCCTTGATAGACTGGACTGCCGAAGTTGCTACTTACGCTCAATTCATCGCCGATGCGTAACCAAGATATGGGCAATCCAGGACACGGACGGACAAATGCCGAACGCGGATCAGCTAAGGTGGACGACTCCAAAATATAGGAGCGAACTTCGACAGATTCGTAACCGATGTCATATTCATAAATTATGATCTGATCTTGTATAGATAACCAAATCAATTTTGTGTCTAGGGGATCAGGCGTTGGCTGAAAGGCAGAAATATACGAACTCCCACCCAAGATAATACCATAGTCAGCAGGCACTGATATGGTGTAACTTGATGTAAACTCTTCTGATTCGTTACGAGATAAAAATATCGGACGACTGAGGACAAAGGGATGATGTTCATCGGGCATATTGGTAATCAGTGCTGTTTCACCATCATCTAGGAATGCTATCTGAACATCTATTGCAGGGTCCAAACTTAGATCTTTGACGACTTCTCTGCCTGGCCCAAAGAAGTGATACACAACAGAATACAATCTCCATGCTGTCATATCTTCTGGCATCGAAAAGACCAGTTGTGGCGGCGGGATAAGATCCCATAGAGCAGGTGTAGCATAGATATTGTAGTTGTAAAAATCCCTAGATGCATGTTCAGTATCTCCCAGGGTCAGATATACTTGTCCTCGTAGGTAATATGCAAGGGGATTGTCGTAACGAGCTTCAATAACTGTGGAGTAGGCTTCTAGTGCTGCTTCTGGCTGGTCTAAAGCTGTGTAGAAAATACCCTCTGTCAGGAAGATAGGAAAGTCCCAGTGCCAAATTGAAGTTTCTAAAGCTGAAACTTCTTCTAATGCTGCTTCAATCTTTCCATCTTCATAGAGATTGAAAATTTCAGTATATGATGGGGTCTGTGGTGACATAGACGGGTTATTGCGAACCGTGACAAGCTCAATCATAGACATTGCCGTAACTTGTATACAGTCATCACGCTCAGATAACTGGCATTGGGCAAGCAAGTTTGTATATGTGTCGTAGTAGCACAATAGCTCATCTTTTTCGCCATATTGATCGTACAAACAGCCTATGTATTCGCGGCAAACGGAGTCTGTAAGCAACCATGTTTCTTCTAGCCGCTCGCAATCGGCCTGCCATTGCTCCTTTACTGATTGTGCCAGCACAGACGATGTAGCAACCATGCAGATGAGTAAAACAAGCAAAAAGCGTTTCATGGGGACTAGATGCGCACCTTAAATATCGTTCGGATGCCTTCAAAATCGGTTTTTAGCATTTGGGACATAGGTCAAGTTCTCAGTTTTGAGTCGTTAGTTTTTAGTTTGACCGTATCTTGCGAGTGAAACCGGCCAACAAGCGTTTGATCTTTTGCAATCCTGGTCAATTTTGTCGTAGCTGGCGGTTTGGACATAATTAAGGTCGCGTGCCAGAAGAAGTTGGTATTCTAGTTCACAAGCAGAGCCGGATGCGATATCCAGAAATCGGGCTAGTTCCGATGAAGTGCCACGACCAGAGCCTTCTGCAATATTGGTCGGGATGGAAGCGGCTGATCGTCGCATCTGACTTGTGAGTCCAAACAACTCCTGCTTAGGGAATTGATCAGTTAGTTGATCGATCGCCAGAGTTAGTTGGTGTGATTTTTGCCAAACTGTTAGCTTTTTGAAGTCCTGCAACTTTGACTCCTCACCCGCATAAATCCCTAAAAACTAACCACTAATAACTAAAAACTACGTCACTAGCCCCTTGGTTACGCGCATGAACATATTCTCCAGGTCGCGTTCGGCTTCGCTGAAGCCTAATACAGGAATACCGCTGTCAATCAACGAGCGGTGCAGCGCAATGACCCCTTCATCATCCCCTGTAAAATCAATCCGCACGCGGAAGCGCCCTGATTTTGGCGTGATGACTTCCGCTTGCACCACATCACGGACGCTCATCGCCAGCGTTTTGATGCTCTCGGCGGCTTCATGGTCGCGCGCACTGACGATGATCTCTCGCGTCTCCATCAATTCCTGCTTAAGCTCGTCAATACTGCCTTCCATGATGATTTGTCCAGCTTCGATGATGCCAATGTGGGAGCAAATATCTTCGACATCAGCCAGAATGTGCGACGAGAAAAAGATCGTCTTGCCCATATTTGCCAGTTCGCCCAGCAATTCGCGGATTTCCACACGGGCACGTGGGTCGAGGCCGCTGGCGGGTTCATCTAAGATGAGCACCTGCGGATCGTGGGCCAGCGTGCGCGCCAGCGAAAGGCGCTGCTTCATGCCTTTACTGAGCTTATCGACCATGTCTTCGCGCCGATGTGCCAGATCAACGAGTTCCAGCAAGTCGCCTACCAGTCGCTTACGATCATTCTCCGGGATGTCATAGCAAGCCGCGAAGAAATCCAGATATTCCCAAACGCGCAAATCTTCATACACGCCAAATTCATCCGGCATATAGCCAATGGCCCGCCGCACCGCCCGCCGATCTTCCAGCACGCTGTGCCCTGCAACCCATGCTTCGCCCTTGGAAGGACGCGTCAGGGTGGTGAGAATGCGCATGGTCGTCGTCTTGCCAGCACCATTTGGCCCGACAAAGCCGTAGATCGACCCTGCTGGTACGGAGAGCGACACGCCACGCACAGCCTGGAAGTCGCCGAAGGTCTTCCACAAATCCTGCGTCTGGATGATGAGTTCTGGTATTACTTCCATGCTCCACTGCTCCTGCTTCAGTTGGCCGTGCTGCGGCCTGATTCGGTTGCGCTCAGCGCATTGTTTTTCACTATGCCATCATGAGGGCCCACGTCACACAACGAGTATGCTACGCTTGTATGACGCTGATATTAAAATGAGCCCGATTGCGTCACTGCTAACTCCTGAATGCGCGCGGAACCCAGTTCTTCGCCCAGGGAAACGCGCAACTGCACCATATTCTGGGGGCCAAGATAAGGCTCCGGCTCTGTAACGATGTAGGATTGCTCGCGGAAGTTGGTCATCTCTTCCCATTGGTCTGTTTGCCAGTTCCAGATATCGAGCGTGACGCTGATCCCCCGGCTGGCACTGCGGTCAATGCGTATATCCAACTCGTCCACTTCTGATAAAACGGCTGTGCTCAGCGGCGTATAACGCAAGCTCATGCTGCTGTTAGGGATGAGCAGCAAATCATTGGGGCCGCTGGTCCCATCCACGCCCTGACGATCCAACGCTACCCATGTGAACTGATCCGGCGTCAGTTGGACACGTTCGGACGAAGGCGGCTCTTCTACGGTGACGTCCAAGGCCACAATATAGAGCGCGGTTTCTACAGTGCTCCATGGAGCACTTCCTAATTCAATATCACGCGGCCAACTTTCGGCCCAGCCAATGAGGTAAACGTTATTGCCTCGTGCTGTTGAACCGAATTGATCCAGCATAAAGCTATTCAGCAAGGCCGCCCGCCGATTGTAAGATTGCGTTTCCAGGGCGCCCAGGCTGTTGATGTAATCGTTACGCTCGCGAGCACTAAACTGACTGAAACCAAGTACATCATAGGCGCTGGCGTTATTGGTGCTGCTGATCGTCCGTAAACGGGCGAGATTCGCACCAGCCAGGAGATTTTCATTGGCATATTCAATTGGCGCAGGCAGCGGATTTTCTTCATCGGTTGCCAGCGTGATCTGCCCAGGATTGATGGATTCCACCGCACCCGGTTCTAGGGCATCCCCCAGGTGATAAGCAACACCACGTGCCAACAACACCGGGTCCATCAGGGTGATCTCGCTGTCGTTGCGGATCGCACCTTGCAGCGTCTGCGTGTTGTTTTCACCATAGGTCATCGTCAGGCTGCCACCGATCGCCGGACGCTCGACAGCGCCTTCTGCCAGGAAGTTAGCGAAGATACCCCCATCAACGGAGAAATCTTCCGCGCTGAAGGTCGTCCCCTGGACGACTTCCGCCGTTGACTGTGTGATGCTCTGCGCCAACAAATTATCCGCATTAACAGTGACGACCCGCAAGAAGCGGTCGTCATCAACAGAAAGCGCGTATGTCTGGCGACGAGGCGAAAGTACGCCTAATAACTCCCGCACACGAGCTGTTTCGACATTCGGCCAGCTTTCGACCACATGCAGGCGGCTGATGATGACATCATTGCCACGCAGGTTAAAGCCGACTGTCCATGATAGCCCTGCGAAGATCGCAATCAGCAGGGGGATCGTCACCCAGGCCCAACCACGCCGGTTCAGGCGGCTGAGAATGATGTAATTCACCGGACCAATGAGCAAAATATACAGCCCCAAATAGAGCAGCATAGAGCTGGCCGGGGGCAATAGGTCGATACCGGGCATGATCGCCACTGAAACAGCGGCTTCGTCATAATCGAGGACGCCCTTACTCCATGCCGGGTATGCATCGCGCGAGGTCGCCAGGTTAAACCACAGGGCAGGTAAAATGTCCCAATCGCCGAGCGGGTCCAGGGTCGGATCCGCCGCCAGATAATCCACAGTACCGCCGCCATACTGCCAGCGGACCAGCAGCGGCGTTTCATCTTCCGTCGCTGCCAATACCAGCGCATCCTCGCGCAGATCACCCGTCGCAACCACCACGCGACCACTCAAATCATCCGCGTCACCTGCTACGAAAGGCGCCAACCCCGGCAGCCCGTCGATCGTTTCCGTCTGGTGGGGCACCAATGGCAGCAGATCGCTAATCGCCGCCGCCGTTGAAAGTGCCTCCGGGCCACCTGTGACGATGAGATGCCCATTACCAATCACCCACTGCGTCAGGGCTTCTCGTTGGGCACTGGTGAGCGACTCGCTATCGACGGCGTTGAGCATGATCGTATCGACGGCTTCCAACGCGGGGGCATGGTCCGGGATGTTGCTGATGTCCCACCGGACCTGCCAATCATTGAAGCCGCCCGCACTCAATTGGCCGAACAACACCGTATCCGCATTCGGCCCGCCCACATAGATATGCAGCCCATCTTGTGGGCCAATCGCCTGAATTGAGGCCACCTGCTGGGCAGCGCGTGCGCCATCTTCATTGAGAAGCTCTACAGTGACCTGCGGCGGATACGTCCGAGCCTGTATATACAAAAAGACAGTCTGAGATGCGCCATTGGGCAGGCTGATAGGCGTGCTGTAAGCATTGCTCACCACGCGGCCCGATGTTTCTGGGCGGACGATGAGCTTACCATCCATATCATCGCCACTATTGCGGACGTTGATACGCAGCGGCAGCCAATCATTCTCACGGAAGTAACCACCAAAGGCAGCGTCTACCTGCATCTCAATGACGTCTGTCACCTGGGCTTGCCCCGGCACAACGGATAGGCTTATGACAATGGCGAACAGGCTCAAGAACGTAACAAAGCGTGGCAAAGAAAAAGATAACAAACCAAAAGATGAAGCAAAGCGTCGCTTATCAGGGTGGAACGAAGCGCGCATCAACATTAAAGAGCGCAAAAAGAGGCGCATAAAACGGTCCTATCACAGTTGTTATGATATGGTGGTCGCTGAAATGCGGTCATCAGGCGATTTTGTAAACCTGTTTAGCAGTTCTATTTCATGAATAAGCGCGTCAACCCTATCATACCCCGATATTTGACGCAGCTTCCATACCATCATACACGGGTAAGGGCAAACTGCCGCTATTGTAACATGCCCCTATGCAGATGTTGTATGCGACCTTGTGAAGTTTTTATGTGATTCCATCTTACGATATCCTTCATGATACGCCTCATACCATCCCCTGCTATTTTCTGTCACCATTTGCTTTGTCGTGATTTTCCCTAGCGTGTTGGCGGCTGTTTCGTTGAATAGGACTTCGCGCACACAGACCAGCACGCGAAAAAATGCTATACTTCTTGCTATGGATTTTGTTTCTGCTATGCATGCTTTCTGCCGATTTTTTAGACCGTTAAAGACACATTGTTCTCGCACCTGACAATCAGACACACCGTTAGATACAACACTGTATCATTGAGATACATCAGGAGCCAATCCATGACCCAGATTCATAACAATGCCGCGCTGATCATCATAGATGTGCAAACAGGGTTGGACGAATACGCTTATTATGGGGGCAATCGCAACAACCTGGATGCAGAAGCCCATATGGCGAGCCTGTTACAGGCATGGCGCGAGACGGATCGCCCGGTCTTCCACGTCAAGCATAACAGCACAGAACCAAAATCGCCCTTACGATCCGGCCAACCTGGTAATGCCATCAAGCCAGAAGTTGCCCCTCAGGGTAACGAGCCCATCATCGAAAAGAACGTCAACAGCGCGTTCATTGGCACGGACCTGGAACAGCGCTTACGGGATGCTGGAATTAGCCAGTTGGTGATCGTCGGCCTCACGACCAATCACTGTGTTAGCTCCACTACGCGGATGGCAGGCAACTATGGCTTTGAAACAGTGCTGGTTGGCGATGCCACCGCCGCATTTGACCGCGATGGGTTCGATGGGGCCCACTTCAGCGCCCAGATGATTCACGATACCACGCTTGCCACGCTCAATGGCGAGTTTGCGACCGTCTTAAATACAAAAGACGTCCTGGAGAACCTTTAGCCGCAATCTTAGCCAGAACCTTTACCGTAACCGTATGCAGCCAAGAAGACAGCAGCTTATGCGTCGAAAATCCACAAACGATACTGGCAGCACGTCATACAGCCTCACTTATCGGACGATATGGATCGCCCTGATGATGGCGTTGTTGATGGCTGCCTGCACCAGCGAACCAGAAGGCACGTTACCAACCCTGGCCCAACTGCCAACAGATGCCCCACAGGCCGTCACCCTGACGCCCACCTCAGCCCCGCCGGACCCAGAAGAAGCCCAGGTCAGTGTGGAACGTACCATTCCAGCGACCTTCACAGAAACAGCGACGGTCACTGTCACAGCCAGTCAGACCATTACCGATACGCCCTCGCCAACAGCGACAAACCTACCGACGCTCTCCGCAGAAGATCGCCCCTTGATGGGCCTGATGGATTACGCAGCCCATGCGACCATCTTGCCGGATAACTTCTTCCCACCGGATCTCACGCCGCTCGGCCCACCCCCAACGACCATTCCCGTTACTGTGACGGGCGTCTCCGTGATTTCGACACAGGTCGGGGGCAGCAGTGGCGGCGGTGCGGTCCTCGTCACGCCCATAACGTCCGTCATCGTCGGGACGAGCCCGGCCTCCACATGCCAGTATTCGCCATCGGGTGGCTTCGGCACCGTATTTAATAACAATGCCGATATTGCCCGCCAGCTTGGCTGTCCGCTCGGCAATCCTCCGGTCGTCACCCAGGTGAATGGGGCCTTACAGCTCTTCCAGCAGGGACAAATGCGCTGGCTGGAACCCGGTGATATCTATGTGTTCTACAACAGCGGGAGCTATCAGTACTATACAGATACCTTCATCGAAGGGACGGACCCGCAGACCAGCAGCGAAGCACCACCACAGCCAGGGCTAGAGGCACCCGTACGCGGTTTCCTCAAAGTATGGTCGAGCAATCCATCTGTACGCGATGGCCTGGGCTGGGGGACCACCTCAGAAGAGAGTTGGCCCGCTGTCTATCAGGACTTCGCCCATGGCCGTATGATTGCGATGCCAGGGCGCGGCGAAATCCTGGTGTTGATCGGCGACGTGCGAGGCAGCGGTACCTGGCGTACTGTTGCCGGGCAATATTAACGCGTATCGCCGGATACCTCCGGTTTATCGGTGGGATGAGATGGGCCTTTTAGTTAAGGTGAGTTTTGATTTAAACTATTCGTAATACTCGGTTATATCTCTAGGCGTGAGAGATTCGCTATGCTCGATAAAGCATTGGTCTTACAATTGGAGCATCTCGCTTTCCGCGCTATGCCTGCCTTAAAGACAGAAGATTATGACGGCTGGCTGCTGCGCTTTGCCGATGGGTACACAGGGCGCGCCAATTCAGTGAATCCGCTGGAGGGGGGCGATATGGACCTCCACACCAAGATTGACTACTGCGAAGCTCGTTATGATCAAGAAGGGATGGCGACGCTCTTCCGATTGACGGATATTTACCAGCCGGTGGAGTTAGAAGAAGAACTCATCAAACGCGGCTACCAACGCCGCATAGACGCCCCGGTGGGCATCTACACAGCCCCTGTCACGGTGTCGCCCATCACCATCAACACTACAATAAAAACCTTCAGCCAGCCTGAAATGAACTGGTTACAGCCCTATACCATGCTGGCCGGGACGCCTTCGCGCGCTGTGCCAACATTGCAAAATATGCTCAACCGTATCGAGGATGAGACGTGCTTTGCCATTATTCAACAGGGAGAAGAAACCCTCGCGGCAGGTATGGGGGTCTATAAAGATGGATGGGTTGGTGTGTTTAATATCGTGGTGGGGTCTCGCCATCGTCGGCAAGGCCTGGGGCGTGCGCTGGTGCAGTCGCTGTTGAATTGGGGCGCGCAGGGTGGTGCAGAAAACGCCTATTTACAGGTGGTTCTCTCCAATGAGCCTGCACTGGCGTTGTATAGTCAGCTAGGATTCTCGCCTTTATACCGCTACTGGTATAGGCTGAAAATCCATTCGGACCAGCTCTAGCGTTGTAACAACCGTCTCCGCTTAAGATTCTGCTTCAATCGCCGCCAGCAGTTCCGACGCTGTACCGCTGTCTTCGATCACGCCGCTTTCTTCCAGACGAGCGATCAGGTCTAACCAGTGTTCGCGGCGGGGTTGATCGTTGAGCGCCTGGGCGATGATACGCCCTGCAATACTAATCGCCTGGGGGATTGCGCGGCTGTTCGCCAGGTAAACGCCCTGCCAGAAAGCAATTTCTTCCTGTTCCGGGGCCAATTCACGCGCATATTTCCATTTACCAAGCGCGCCCTGTGGGTCTGTCTTCAGCAGGTTATAGCCTTCTGTTGCAACCAGCCATGCATGGCGAATACGCACCAATCGCGCCAATTCAACAGATGGCTTCTCATGGTCATCTACACGCAAGTCATAAATCGTATCCCAGTTACGATCTCCTGGCTTGGTAGAAACAACTTTAATTGAGGCCGATTGTCTTTCCGTGATACGGCTGTCGTATGCATGGGCTGCGTTGAGCGCTTCTACCATACGCTCCGCCAGGGTGCCATTGGCATTCTCGAAGGCATCTGTCATGGCAGTAATCGCTTTTGTATCGGCCATCATATTGGCCTGGATGCTGTATCCTTCGCCAATGTAATGTGCGGCTTCGCGGATGCAGCGTTCACCCGTCCATGCGGCAGCATTACCGGTCGCATCAACCACGCTGATCTGACGGTGATGGGCGCCATCGTCCATAGCGACGAGGCCATCAACCACACGGTTTGCTGGCATACCTTCTTGCAGCATACTCAGTCCAATGGGTCCAAAGCTGGCATTGACCAGCGATTGCGTCGCAATCACACCAATCCCAGGCTGCACCCAGGAAACGATATGACCAAACCCGATCTGGTGAGTTTGAATGGCGACCCCCATTTGGCTTGTTTCTGCGTCATGCGCCACAATACTGTAGGTCGAATGCCAATCGTACGGGGAAGCTCTCATTTTATACTGACCTTTATGATGACGACAGCATCGTAATAACTATAGATAATAATAAGATGCTGGATGAGTATGACAAGGTATTGAATCGAACATAACAGTTCGCAATCATACTCAAAACGTTACGTAATTGCCAACAATGGACTTTATACATAACAAATTTGTTAAGTAATGTTATCAACAAACATGCACAAAACTACGTGCTATTACGCGATTTGAATAAATAAACAGTAATCAAAACATTTATTTATGTAAATATTCCACTCTATAACCAATCGAAAGACAACTTAAAGGGCTATTTAAAGGGCTGTATACGGCCTGTATTTTGTAACAGCCGTTTAACCTGCGCTCATACACTGCCCCCTACATCTACAGACAAATACGCTACAATAAACGCCAGAGCGTTAGCGCTCAGCACGGATCGTTAAATGGATGGACTCTGGCGCAATCAGCAGAGATAGGGGCAAGAACTATGGATGATAAAACCCGCCTGGATCATGAATTAGCCCGCCTGAGTTATGAAAAGGTCCGGGAGCAGCAAGCCCTGCAAAAGGCGAAGGAGCGCTTCGGAGGAGATAACCCCGCGCCCGCAGAGCCCCGTATGCCCCAGATCATTGCCCAGTTCGGAGAGTGGGCCGTGACGCCCTTCGGCGTAGAGTGCTTAACATACCCCTATGACATCCAATGGGATAGCATCACAGATGGCCGCGTGGCCGATACCTTCTGGCTTGAAAAGCTCAGCCACAAAAGCTGGGTCAACCTGAGCGACTTCGCTGAAGCCCTGCGCCATGGGCGTACGATCCACCGCTACCTACAAGGCATCAGCGATAACAACACCATCGAATAATCGCCAACCTTTACGCATGGATACGGTTTTAACATCCCGTAGAGGGTTCTGGTTGGCTGCGACCTTCATTCTGCTTTTGGCATGGGCATTGCATAGCGCTGCATTCGGTGCAGATACGCGCTTTCATCCAGACGAAGCCCTCTATATGACGGCTGCACGCTCAGCAGCCATACAGGGGGATTGGCTGCTCTTGAGCGTGCCACAGGATAAACCTCCCCTCACCATGTATCTGAACGCCCTATCCATCATCCTGTTTGGGGCCGATACAGACGCCGCAGGCGTGCTGCACCTCTCCGCACAGCAAGGTGAATTCGCGGGTCGCTTGGTGAGTATGGGGGCCGCCCTGGTCCTGGTCGCGATTGTGATGGCGCTGGCCCGGAGCTTATTTCACAG
The Phototrophicus methaneseepsis DNA segment above includes these coding regions:
- a CDS encoding ABC transporter permease, translated to MSQLLKTGFTGIRAIFGGGNTSGDAWIDTATEALTPRESLVARVARILQWAAIIHALVAVVLGVLLFAVPDTAQNLGQTLFSGASARAGDAMLLTMIGVLVNMTAFLLLAVAAMAQETWTWPFFVVMVVLNVLALIQLGFLPAVLALIALAVALVYMVRDVRAWHANPVSVKELRGRMRGVRAFAIITIFLLLMSAFTVLLYLLQLPAVTGGRTIVTGELGRLLFIGVVGIELVLVVFIVPALTAGAVSGERERKTYDLLQTTLLSAPMFLVGKMESALGYIVLLLASAIPLQSIAFLFGGVGETEVIVAFVILMVTGLVLGALGLYFSAQTERTLTATVRVYTVALVLCFGVPLVALFLFQNAFGNAISGLPAAATRSPLTETLLIYGDMLLASINPITAAFYTQQMLIDHQQLGVLQVQLASSGDLIPVISPWLLMTLIYLATTAVLILLAVRRMRRTAS
- a CDS encoding four helix bundle protein, producing MQDFKKLTVWQKSHQLTLAIDQLTDQFPKQELFGLTSQMRRSAASIPTNIAEGSGRGTSSELARFLDIASGSACELEYQLLLARDLNYVQTASYDKIDQDCKRSNACWPVSLARYGQTKN
- a CDS encoding ABC transporter ATP-binding protein, producing MEVIPELIIQTQDLWKTFGDFQAVRGVSLSVPAGSIYGFVGPNGAGKTTTMRILTTLTRPSKGEAWVAGHSVLEDRRAVRRAIGYMPDEFGVYEDLRVWEYLDFFAACYDIPENDRKRLVGDLLELVDLAHRREDMVDKLSKGMKQRLSLARTLAHDPQVLILDEPASGLDPRARVEIRELLGELANMGKTIFFSSHILADVEDICSHIGIIEAGQIIMEGSIDELKQELMETREIIVSARDHEAAESIKTLAMSVRDVVQAEVITPKSGRFRVRIDFTGDDEGVIALHRSLIDSGIPVLGFSEAERDLENMFMRVTKGLVT
- a CDS encoding cysteine hydrolase family protein, with protein sequence MTQIHNNAALIIIDVQTGLDEYAYYGGNRNNLDAEAHMASLLQAWRETDRPVFHVKHNSTEPKSPLRSGQPGNAIKPEVAPQGNEPIIEKNVNSAFIGTDLEQRLRDAGISQLVIVGLTTNHCVSSTTRMAGNYGFETVLVGDATAAFDRDGFDGAHFSAQMIHDTTLATLNGEFATVLNTKDVLENL
- a CDS encoding GNAT family N-acetyltransferase encodes the protein MLDKALVLQLEHLAFRAMPALKTEDYDGWLLRFADGYTGRANSVNPLEGGDMDLHTKIDYCEARYDQEGMATLFRLTDIYQPVELEEELIKRGYQRRIDAPVGIYTAPVTVSPITINTTIKTFSQPEMNWLQPYTMLAGTPSRAVPTLQNMLNRIEDETCFAIIQQGEETLAAGMGVYKDGWVGVFNIVVGSRHRRQGLGRALVQSLLNWGAQGGAENAYLQVVLSNEPALALYSQLGFSPLYRYWYRLKIHSDQL
- a CDS encoding DUF1028 domain-containing protein, with the protein product MRASPYDWHSTYSIVAHDAETSQMGVAIQTHQIGFGHIVSWVQPGIGVIATQSLVNASFGPIGLSMLQEGMPANRVVDGLVAMDDGAHHRQISVVDATGNAAAWTGERCIREAAHYIGEGYSIQANMMADTKAITAMTDAFENANGTLAERMVEALNAAHAYDSRITERQSASIKVVSTKPGDRNWDTIYDLRVDDHEKPSVELARLVRIRHAWLVATEGYNLLKTDPQGALGKWKYARELAPEQEEIAFWQGVYLANSRAIPQAISIAGRIIAQALNDQPRREHWLDLIARLEESGVIEDSGTASELLAAIEAES